In the genome of Candidatus Wallbacteria bacterium, the window TCATCGACATCCAGTCCTACATGTAGTATCCTTTTCATTGATGGCCTCCTGTTTGTAAGTGTTTATTACTTTACACTTATAGGGTAACCAGTCCCAGGTTTATAGGAGGTCATCCATATTTTCTTAGCAAACCCTATTCTCACTTTTTCCTGGCGTCAGCCAGCAGGTAGTGGATGATACCATTTTCTTCGGTTTTGATTTCGTGTGACAGCAATTCAAAACCTGAAGTTTTCAGTTCCTGGAAAATATCTTCAGGATCGCCGAAATATCTTGAAGATATTCCGCTTTTTGAGACAGCGCATTTTGAGGCAGGGTCAAAGGTATTGGCGTTGTCGAGTTTGTGAAATTCATCAATCTTCACAGGCCCGCACATGGTGTTGATCAAGAGATAACCATTAGGCTTGAGGACACGGTGGATGCTTTTCAGTAATTTCAACCTGTCAGGTCCTATGATGCAGTGCAGGCAGTGGCTGTCAAAGACAAAATCGAAGAAGCTGTCTTTGAATTCAGCTAGTTCAATCACATTTCCCAGAGTCAGACTGACGGCAACTCCCAGCTTTTCAGCCCGTTCGCGAGCCCATTCAATGGCAGTCGGCGCGATGTCTATGCCATAAGTATCATAGCCCAGTCCGGAGAGCCAGACGGTCATATTCCCGGCACCACAGCCCAGTTCCAGAAGTTTCCCGGATAACGGAGCGTTTCCCTTAGAAAGCATTGATTTCACTTCAGCTTCGAATTCAGCATAACCTTTCTCTGAATTATCCCATCCCTGTGCGCCTGAAGCCTTGCGATTTTGATATGCCTTGTCATGGCCTTCGTAAAAGGTTTTCATGGTACCTCCAAGAAAATCGACTGCGTGCAAATGGTAAATGAAATCCATAAAATTTAAAAGAAGCGTCATTCCTCTTCTCCACGCTTTTTGGATCCATTTGTTAGATCTGAAATGACTTGATATTATGTCGGGATGAGCAGCAAAAAGCCATTTTTCGCATCTGTTTCAAACGACAGCGAGTATCATCAGTTCAGCGATGATGACAAGGCTTTGCTGCGAGGCATTGCCGAAATCTGCCGCAGGCATCAATTGCCAGTGGAAAAGCTTTACAGATTTGAAAAAAAAGGCTCGCTTGTTTTTTCTGTAAATGATCAATTCGTGATCAAGCCCTGCGCCCCGATTTACAGGGATGGATTTCTCCGTGAATCCGCTTTCCTGAAAAAAGTAGGGGTTCGGATGCCGGATGCAGTTCCGGAACTTGTCGCGATCGGAGAAATAGACAAATGGCCATATATAGTCATGCGGCAGCTGCCTGGTGCAGCCTTAGAAGATGCCTGGGATCAGATCAACCCTGAAAATCGGCTGGAGATCATGGAAGGTCTCGGAAAAATTGTCAGGAAGCTGCATGAAATTCCAGTGAATGAAATACCTGAACTGGACATCGACTGGCCTGAATTCATCGGAAATCAACTGAAAAACTGCAGGATTAATCAGAAAAAGAAAGGACTGGCACCTGAATGGCTCCTCCAGATCGATGGTTATCTTGAAACCTTCAAGCATACAGCGATAAAACCTGTCATTCTGCATACCGAATTGATGCGGCGTCATGTGTTTGTGGAAAAGAAGCAATCTGGATGGAAAATCACCGGCTTGATCGATTTCGAGCCCTCGATGATGGGAGACAGGGATTATGAATTCGCGTCAGCAGGATTGTTTGTCTCCTGCGGAAATTCAGCTCTGTTTCGGGAGTTTTTATCCGGATACGGGATGAGTGAAGCAGAAATGATTCCTGAATTGAGCAGGAAATGCATGCAGTACACTCTGCTGCATAAATACTGCAATCTATTGTGGTTCATGGAAGAAAACCCTGTGCCCGGTGCAGGGACTCTGCCTGAACTTGAAAAAGGCTGGTTCAGCTTTCTTAAGTAGAAACCTGTCTCATTTTGTTGAAAAAATCTTCCTGTATACAGCCTGCTGGGAGCTGTCAAGAACTTCCAGAATCAGTTGATCATATCTTTCCATCAGGCTTTTCATTCTGCCTCTGAGCTTCATTTTCTCCTGGGAAGATTCCCCTGGATTTTTTCTCAGCAGATTCATTTCATCGTATCTCAGGCTGAGCAGTTTCCTGATTTTTTCAGATTGTTCATCTGACAGGCGAAGGACATTTTGCATCTTTCCAAAAACTGTTTCCAGCATGCCTGGAAGAGTGGTTCCCTGAACCTTGGTTTCCTGGATCTTAGGGGTGACAACAGTATCTCGGGTATTTGACTGGATCTGAAAAACTGAAGTGGCTGGCTCACCGGGCTTAGTATCAAGCTTGAGTGCAATGCCGCTGAATCCCCGGCCATTGTGGTAAGGCACGAAATAAACGTTCCGGCCGTCGAATGCCGAGAACTTGTATCCTTTTGTCCGCAGCCCATCGACGTTGCCCATGTCTTTTGCAGTCCAGGCTGCAGGATCTGTGAAGCCGCCTTTCGTGTCGTGGCACAGGAACACTGAATGAAACTGGTTATCGTCTACACTGTAGGGAACGAAATAAAGAAACCTGCCGTCGAATTCGCATCCCACATAGCCTTTGGCATCCAGTCCGCCGGTATTCCCTGCGTCATACGCTGTCCAGCTCGCTTTGTCCGCAAACTCCGCCTTTGTGTCATAGCGCAGGACGCGGCAATGCACTTGTGCACCGGCCCTGAAAGGTACGAAATAGATGTACCGGCCGTCAAAAGCAGCGCCCTTGTATCCTGTGGTTTCCAAACCTCCAGTCTGGCCCGCGTCATATGCAGACCAGCTGGAATTAACAGAAAATCCTTTTTTAGTATCATAGCGCAGTACCCGGCCGTGAAAAGCGGAGCCGTCGTTGAAAGGCACGAAATAGACGAAGCGGCCGTCAAAGACTGCTCCATAATAACCCTTGGTGTTCAACCCACCGGTCCGGGATGCGTTGTAAAGCTGCCAGCTTGAGCTATTTTCAAAATCCGCTTTCGTGTCGAATCTGAGCACCCGGGCATGAGCAAACGGCTCGTAGCCGAAAGGAGCAAAATAGATGAATCTTCCATCAAACACAG includes:
- a CDS encoding class I SAM-dependent methyltransferase gives rise to the protein MKTFYEGHDKAYQNRKASGAQGWDNSEKGYAEFEAEVKSMLSKGNAPLSGKLLELGCGAGNMTVWLSGLGYDTYGIDIAPTAIEWARERAEKLGVAVSLTLGNVIELAEFKDSFFDFVFDSHCLHCIIGPDRLKLLKSIHRVLKPNGYLLINTMCGPVKIDEFHKLDNANTFDPASKCAVSKSGISSRYFGDPEDIFQELKTSGFELLSHEIKTEENGIIHYLLADARKK
- a CDS encoding aminoglycoside 3'-phosphotransferase/choline kinase family protein; the encoded protein is MSSKKPFFASVSNDSEYHQFSDDDKALLRGIAEICRRHQLPVEKLYRFEKKGSLVFSVNDQFVIKPCAPIYRDGFLRESAFLKKVGVRMPDAVPELVAIGEIDKWPYIVMRQLPGAALEDAWDQINPENRLEIMEGLGKIVRKLHEIPVNEIPELDIDWPEFIGNQLKNCRINQKKKGLAPEWLLQIDGYLETFKHTAIKPVILHTELMRRHVFVEKKQSGWKITGLIDFEPSMMGDRDYEFASAGLFVSCGNSALFREFLSGYGMSEAEMIPELSRKCMQYTLLHKYCNLLWFMEENPVPGAGTLPELEKGWFSFLK